From a region of the Actinomadura luzonensis genome:
- a CDS encoding beta-galactosidase — MKLDRIHFGADYNPEQWPPEVWREDVRLMREAGVTIVTLGIFSWASVEPEPGRHDFSWLDEVMDLLGDAGIAVSLATGTASPPAWFSRLHPETMPVTRDGVRLSPGSRQHYCPSSPLYRRAAAGLAAELGKRYGGHPALALWHVGNEYGCHVRECYCEVSAEDFRAWLRGRYGDLDALNAAWSTTFWSQRLGDWAEVLPPRAAPTLRNPAQELDYRRFSSDALLACYRAEREVLRELTPDVPVTTNIMGMWEPVADYASWAPDFDVVALDLYPEPKDPRAHIDAAFFHDQMRSLGGGRPYLMMETATSAISYRPPNRPKRPGLNRLWSHQAVARGADAVMYFQWRASAGGAEKFHSAVVSHGGAGDRVFREVKALGAELAGLSRVAGTRVPAEVALVHDYPNWWSLELDARPGELRIAERVRAHYDPLWHENVTVDVVPPEADLSGYRLVVVPNLYLCGDAAAANLRRYVEGGGHLLMSFFSGIADACDRIRLGGHPGAFRDLLGLRVEEFWPLSEDERIALDTGGEAGLWADHVVTEGAEVLARYAGGPLPGEPAITRHAFGAGVATYLGTRPDAAAMRALTRDVLRLAGVEPVLAGLPDGVEAVRRGPRVFLLNHTDRPVRAAGIELGPLGAVVVEDA, encoded by the coding sequence ATGAAGCTCGACCGGATCCACTTCGGCGCCGACTACAACCCGGAGCAGTGGCCGCCGGAGGTGTGGCGGGAGGACGTGCGGCTCATGCGCGAGGCCGGCGTCACGATCGTCACGCTCGGCATCTTCTCCTGGGCGAGCGTCGAGCCGGAGCCGGGCCGGCACGACTTCTCCTGGCTGGACGAGGTGATGGACCTGCTGGGCGACGCGGGGATCGCGGTCAGCCTGGCCACCGGCACCGCCTCGCCGCCCGCCTGGTTCTCCCGCCTGCACCCCGAGACAATGCCGGTCACCCGCGACGGGGTGCGGCTGTCGCCCGGCTCGCGGCAGCACTACTGCCCGAGCTCGCCGCTCTACCGGCGGGCCGCCGCGGGTCTCGCGGCCGAGCTCGGCAAACGGTACGGCGGGCATCCGGCGCTGGCGCTGTGGCACGTCGGCAACGAGTACGGCTGCCACGTCCGGGAGTGCTACTGCGAGGTGTCGGCGGAGGACTTCCGGGCCTGGCTGCGCGGCCGTTACGGCGACCTCGACGCGCTCAACGCCGCCTGGTCCACGACGTTCTGGAGCCAGCGGCTCGGCGACTGGGCCGAGGTGCTGCCGCCGCGCGCCGCGCCCACCCTGCGCAACCCGGCGCAGGAGCTCGACTACCGGCGCTTCTCCTCCGACGCGCTGCTGGCCTGCTACCGGGCCGAGCGCGAGGTGCTGCGGGAGCTGACGCCGGACGTGCCGGTCACCACCAACATCATGGGGATGTGGGAGCCGGTCGCCGACTACGCCTCCTGGGCGCCCGACTTCGACGTGGTGGCCCTCGACCTGTATCCCGAGCCGAAGGACCCGCGCGCGCACATCGACGCGGCCTTCTTCCACGACCAGATGCGCTCGCTCGGCGGCGGCCGGCCGTACCTGATGATGGAGACCGCGACCAGCGCGATCAGCTACCGCCCGCCCAACCGCCCGAAGCGGCCGGGGCTCAACCGGCTGTGGAGCCACCAGGCGGTGGCGCGCGGCGCGGACGCCGTCATGTACTTCCAGTGGCGGGCCTCGGCGGGCGGCGCGGAGAAGTTCCACTCCGCGGTCGTCTCGCACGGCGGCGCGGGCGACCGCGTCTTCCGCGAGGTCAAGGCGCTCGGCGCGGAGCTGGCGGGCCTGTCGCGGGTGGCGGGCACGCGGGTGCCCGCCGAGGTGGCGCTGGTGCACGACTACCCGAACTGGTGGTCGCTCGAACTGGACGCCCGGCCCGGGGAGCTGCGGATCGCCGAGCGGGTCCGCGCCCATTACGACCCGCTGTGGCACGAGAACGTCACGGTGGACGTGGTGCCGCCCGAGGCCGACCTGTCGGGCTACCGGCTCGTCGTCGTGCCCAACCTGTACCTGTGCGGCGACGCCGCCGCGGCGAACCTGCGCCGGTACGTCGAGGGCGGCGGCCACCTGCTGATGTCGTTCTTCAGCGGCATCGCCGACGCCTGCGACCGGATCCGGCTCGGCGGCCACCCGGGCGCCTTCCGCGACCTGCTGGGGCTGCGGGTGGAGGAGTTCTGGCCGCTCTCCGAGGACGAGCGGATCGCCCTCGACACGGGCGGCGAGGCCGGCCTGTGGGCCGACCACGTCGTGACCGAGGGCGCGGAGGTGCTGGCGCGCTACGCGGGCGGCCCGCTGCCCGGCGAGCCGGCGATCACCCGGCACGCCTTCGGCGCGGGCGTCGCCACCTACCTCGGCACCCGCCCGGACGCGGCCGCCATGCGGGCGCTGACCCGCGACGTGCTGCGGCTGGCGGGCGTCGAGCCGGTGCTGGCCGGGCTGCCCGACGGGGTGGAGGCGGTGCGCCGCGGCCCCCGGGTGTTCCTGCTGAACCACACCGACCGGCCGGTGCGGGCGGCCGGGATCGAACTGGGGCCTCTGGGGGCCGTCGTAGTGGAGGACGCGTGA
- the treZ gene encoding malto-oligosyltrehalose trehalohydrolase — translation MREVRAGRNRRVVERFRAGRRREGERVAHEFRVWAPERERVELVLGERRLPMRRSSGGWWERAVADAGPGTDYAYALDGGPPRPDPRSPYQPRGPHGPSRLVDHAAFPWSDDGWRGTPLPGAVLYELHVGTFSPAGTFDGVIERLPHLAELGVDAIELMPVAEFSGRRGWGYDGVSLYAPHHAYGGPDGLKRLVDACHAHGLGVVMDVVYNHLGPSGNYLPQFGPYFTGRHTTNWGDGVNFDGPGSGEVRSFVIDNALMWLRDYHCDGLRLDAVHAIADDSAAHLLEQLAEEVAELSAHVRRPLFLIAESDLNDPRFVRPREAGGYGLDAAWADEWHHALHAALTGERDGYYSEFGPLTLLAKALRQAWVYDGTWSPHRGRVHGRSPAGLPGHRFVVCAQNHDQVGNRAQGERAPALMSEGRLRVAAALLLTAPFTPMLFQGEEWGATTPFQYFTDHEDPELGRAVSEGRRREFAGFGWEPEQVPDPQDPATFERSRLDWSEPGKESHARLLAWHRELIALRRRVPALTDGRLDRVRAGCDEEAGLVTVERGPVLVAANLGGRARTVPGRRRLLAASDPGITLSGTDLTLPPDTVAILED, via the coding sequence ATGCGGGAGGTGCGAGCGGGTAGGAACCGCCGCGTCGTGGAGCGGTTCCGCGCGGGCAGGCGCAGGGAAGGGGAGCGGGTGGCGCACGAGTTCCGGGTGTGGGCGCCGGAGCGCGAACGGGTGGAGCTGGTGCTGGGGGAGCGCAGGCTCCCCATGCGGCGCTCGTCCGGCGGCTGGTGGGAGCGCGCCGTGGCCGACGCCGGCCCGGGCACCGACTACGCGTACGCGCTGGACGGCGGCCCGCCGCGGCCCGACCCGCGCTCGCCGTACCAGCCGCGCGGCCCGCACGGCCCCTCCCGGCTGGTCGACCACGCCGCCTTCCCCTGGAGCGACGACGGGTGGCGCGGCACGCCGCTGCCCGGCGCGGTCCTGTACGAGCTGCACGTCGGCACGTTCTCGCCCGCCGGCACCTTCGACGGCGTGATCGAGCGCCTGCCGCACCTGGCCGAGCTGGGCGTGGACGCGATCGAGCTGATGCCGGTCGCCGAGTTCTCCGGCCGCCGCGGCTGGGGCTACGACGGGGTCTCCCTGTACGCCCCCCACCACGCCTACGGCGGCCCCGACGGCCTGAAGCGCCTGGTGGACGCCTGCCACGCGCACGGCCTCGGCGTCGTCATGGACGTCGTCTACAACCACCTCGGCCCGTCGGGCAACTACCTGCCGCAGTTCGGCCCCTACTTCACCGGCCGCCACACCACCAACTGGGGCGACGGCGTCAACTTCGACGGGCCGGGCAGCGGCGAGGTGCGCTCGTTCGTCATCGACAACGCCCTCATGTGGCTGCGCGACTACCACTGCGACGGCCTCCGCCTGGACGCCGTGCACGCCATCGCCGACGACTCGGCCGCGCACCTGCTGGAGCAGCTCGCCGAGGAGGTCGCGGAGCTGTCCGCGCACGTGCGCCGCCCGCTGTTCCTCATCGCCGAGAGCGACCTCAACGACCCGCGGTTCGTCCGCCCGCGCGAGGCCGGCGGCTACGGCCTCGACGCCGCCTGGGCCGACGAGTGGCACCACGCCCTGCACGCCGCGCTGACCGGCGAGCGCGACGGCTACTACTCCGAGTTCGGCCCGCTCACCCTGCTCGCCAAGGCGCTGCGCCAGGCGTGGGTCTACGACGGGACGTGGTCGCCGCACCGCGGCCGGGTGCACGGCAGGTCGCCGGCCGGGCTGCCCGGCCACCGGTTCGTGGTGTGCGCCCAGAACCACGACCAGGTGGGCAACCGGGCGCAGGGCGAGCGCGCCCCGGCGCTGATGAGCGAGGGCCGGCTGCGGGTCGCCGCCGCGCTGCTGCTCACCGCCCCGTTCACGCCGATGTTGTTCCAGGGCGAGGAGTGGGGCGCGACCACCCCGTTCCAGTACTTCACCGACCACGAGGACCCCGAGCTGGGCCGCGCGGTCAGCGAGGGCCGCCGCCGGGAGTTCGCGGGCTTCGGGTGGGAGCCGGAGCAGGTGCCCGACCCGCAGGACCCGGCCACGTTCGAACGGTCCCGCCTGGACTGGAGCGAGCCGGGCAAGGAGTCCCACGCCCGGCTGCTGGCCTGGCACCGCGAGCTGATCGCGCTGCGGCGGCGGGTGCCCGCCCTCACCGACGGCCGCCTGGACCGCGTCCGCGCCGGCTGCGACGAGGAGGCCGGGCTGGTGACCGTCGAGCGGGGGCCCGTCCTGGTGGCCGCCAACCTCGGCGGCCGGGCCCGCACGGTGCCGGGCCGGCGCCGCCTGCTCGCCGCCTCCGACCCCGGGATCACGCTGTCCGGGACCGACCTGACCCTGCCACCGGACACCGTGGCCATCCTGGAGGACTGA
- a CDS encoding FadR/GntR family transcriptional regulator, translating to MTRPYEGRGLHGQTVEAIAAMIFGGEVKEGDTLDVLALQERLGVSSTALREAMKVLTAKGLIGARPKLGTYVRPHADWHLLDGDVIRWKFAGRPDPAFLRDLHELRSIVEPPVARLAALRRTPEELATLERALERMSAEPNSVEADLDFHRALLVAGKNELLVRMEVVMGAGLAGRDRLVHGPSHTGDPVPSHLAVLEAIRRGDAEAAERAMRDLLDKAWRDVQGLL from the coding sequence GTGACGCGCCCGTACGAGGGCCGCGGGCTGCACGGCCAGACGGTCGAGGCCATCGCCGCGATGATCTTCGGCGGCGAGGTGAAGGAGGGCGACACCCTCGACGTGCTCGCCCTGCAGGAGCGGCTGGGCGTCAGCTCGACCGCGCTGCGCGAGGCGATGAAGGTGCTCACCGCCAAGGGCCTGATCGGCGCCCGGCCGAAGCTCGGCACCTACGTGCGCCCGCACGCCGACTGGCACCTGCTGGACGGCGACGTCATCCGCTGGAAGTTCGCCGGCCGGCCCGACCCGGCGTTCCTGCGCGACCTGCACGAGCTGCGCTCGATCGTCGAGCCGCCGGTCGCCCGGCTGGCCGCGCTGCGCCGCACCCCGGAGGAGCTGGCCACGCTGGAGCGGGCGCTGGAGCGGATGTCGGCCGAGCCCAACTCGGTCGAGGCCGACCTCGACTTCCACCGGGCGCTGCTGGTGGCCGGCAAGAACGAGCTGCTGGTCAGAATGGAGGTCGTCATGGGGGCGGGGCTGGCCGGCCGCGACCGGCTGGTGCACGGCCCGAGCCACACCGGCGACCCGGTGCCGAGCCACCTTGCGGTGCTGGAGGCGATCCGGCGCGGCGACGCGGAGGCGGCCGAGCGGGCCATGCGCGACCTGCTGGACAAGGCGTGGCGCGACGTGCAGGGGCTGCTGTGA
- a CDS encoding SDR family NAD(P)-dependent oxidoreductase gives MSDPGMRRFAGRRAVVTGGASGIGAATAARLAAEGAAVLAVDVAPEGRVAGVEYLRGDVSKEETWERVAAWGPVDVVVSNAAAVQVAPAHETSLASWDRQLSVGLTATFLAARRLLPGMSGISGLPGGSMVVTSSVHALVGLPGHPAYAAAKGGLTALTRQLAVEYGPYARVNCVLPGPVMTPAWDRVDERGRADSVRATVLGRFGEPEEVAAVIAFLASAEASFMTGACVVVDGGWSVVKDSA, from the coding sequence GTGAGCGATCCGGGAATGCGCAGGTTCGCCGGGCGGCGGGCGGTGGTGACGGGCGGGGCGTCCGGCATCGGCGCCGCGACCGCGGCCCGGCTCGCCGCCGAGGGGGCAGCCGTGCTGGCCGTGGACGTGGCTCCGGAGGGCCGGGTGGCGGGCGTCGAGTACCTGCGCGGCGACGTCTCCAAGGAGGAGACCTGGGAGCGGGTGGCCGCGTGGGGGCCGGTGGACGTCGTGGTCAGCAACGCCGCGGCCGTGCAGGTCGCGCCCGCGCACGAGACGTCGCTGGCGTCCTGGGACCGGCAGCTCTCGGTCGGCCTGACCGCGACCTTCCTGGCCGCGCGCCGGCTGCTGCCCGGCATGTCGGGCATATCCGGCCTGCCGGGCGGCTCGATGGTCGTCACCTCGTCGGTGCACGCCCTGGTCGGGCTGCCCGGCCACCCCGCCTACGCCGCCGCCAAGGGCGGGCTGACGGCGCTGACACGGCAGCTCGCCGTGGAGTACGGTCCGTACGCGCGGGTCAACTGCGTGCTGCCCGGCCCCGTGATGACCCCGGCGTGGGACCGCGTGGACGAGCGGGGCCGGGCCGACAGCGTCCGGGCGACCGTGCTCGGCCGGTTCGGCGAGCCGGAGGAGGTGGCGGCGGTGATCGCGTTCCTCGCCTCGGCGGAGGCGTCGTTCATGACCGGCGCGTGCGTGGTCGTGGACGGCGGCTGGAGCGTCGTGAAGGACTCGGCGTGA
- the malQ gene encoding 4-alpha-glucanotransferase, which produces MRRRGDRVGPADLVLEDGAELRVTDALPPDLPFGYHTLRRPGDDTPHLLIVSPGRCRPPDRRAWGWAVQLYAARSRTSWGVGDLADLRRLAGWAAGRGAGFLLVNPLHATAPVTPVQPSPYYPASRRFHSPLYLRVEDVPGAAGVLDEETIARGRALNDLPELDRDATWRLKLAALERVWESGPPGEEFELWRAGKGAGLEEFATWCVLAERHGPSWRAWPAGYRRPDGPAVARFARDHAPRVRFHAWLQWLTERQLATAAAGLPVIQDLPVGVDPDGADAWSWQDLLAQGVSVGAPGDEFNAAGQDWGLPPFVPWKLRQAGYRPFIDSVRATIAASGGLRIDHVMGLFRLWWIPSGASAAQGAYVRYPAGDLLDIVALESHRAGAPVIGEDLGTVEPGVRETLAERGLLSYRLLWFEQDDPAAWPESAMAAVTTHDLPTVAGLWTGSDLAEQRRLGLRPNEDGSRALRAALAAHGGLEPDADAAHAVLSAYRLLAKAPSLLLSATLDDALAVPERPNIPGADALRPNWRLPLPVPLEDLETLPLPRELGEILRAAVDADASPAGQRP; this is translated from the coding sequence GTGCGGCGGCGCGGCGACCGTGTCGGCCCCGCCGACCTGGTCCTGGAGGACGGCGCCGAGCTGCGCGTCACCGACGCCCTCCCGCCCGACCTGCCGTTCGGCTACCACACCCTGCGCCGCCCCGGCGACGACACCCCCCACCTGCTGATCGTCAGCCCTGGCCGCTGCCGCCCGCCGGACCGCCGCGCCTGGGGCTGGGCCGTCCAGCTCTACGCCGCCCGCTCCCGCACCAGCTGGGGCGTCGGCGACCTGGCCGACCTGCGCCGCCTGGCCGGCTGGGCGGCCGGCCGCGGAGCCGGGTTCCTGCTGGTCAACCCGCTGCACGCCACCGCCCCCGTCACCCCCGTCCAGCCGAGCCCCTACTATCCGGCCAGCCGCCGCTTCCACAGCCCCCTCTACCTCCGCGTCGAGGACGTGCCGGGCGCCGCCGGGGTCCTGGACGAGGAGACGATCGCCCGCGGCCGCGCCCTCAACGACCTGCCGGAGCTCGACCGCGACGCCACCTGGCGGCTCAAGCTGGCCGCGCTGGAGCGCGTCTGGGAGAGCGGCCCGCCCGGCGAGGAGTTCGAGCTGTGGCGGGCCGGCAAGGGCGCCGGCCTGGAGGAGTTCGCCACCTGGTGCGTCCTCGCCGAGCGGCACGGCCCGAGCTGGCGGGCCTGGCCCGCCGGCTACCGCCGCCCGGACGGCCCCGCCGTCGCCCGCTTCGCCCGCGACCACGCCCCCCGCGTGCGCTTCCACGCCTGGCTGCAGTGGCTCACCGAGCGGCAGCTCGCCACGGCCGCCGCCGGCCTGCCGGTCATCCAGGACCTCCCCGTCGGGGTCGACCCGGACGGGGCCGACGCCTGGTCCTGGCAGGACCTCCTGGCCCAGGGCGTCAGCGTCGGCGCCCCCGGAGACGAGTTCAACGCCGCCGGCCAGGACTGGGGGCTACCGCCGTTCGTGCCGTGGAAGCTGCGCCAGGCCGGCTACCGGCCGTTCATCGACAGCGTCCGCGCCACCATCGCCGCCTCCGGCGGGCTGCGCATCGACCACGTGATGGGCCTGTTCCGGCTGTGGTGGATCCCGTCGGGGGCGAGCGCCGCGCAGGGCGCCTACGTCCGCTACCCGGCGGGCGACCTGCTCGACATCGTCGCGCTGGAGAGCCACCGGGCCGGCGCGCCCGTCATCGGCGAGGACCTCGGCACGGTCGAGCCGGGCGTGCGCGAGACGCTGGCCGAGCGCGGCCTGCTGTCCTACCGGCTGCTCTGGTTCGAGCAGGACGACCCGGCCGCCTGGCCGGAGTCCGCGATGGCCGCCGTCACCACCCACGACCTGCCCACCGTCGCGGGCCTGTGGACCGGCAGCGACCTGGCCGAGCAGCGCCGCCTCGGCCTGCGGCCCAACGAGGACGGCTCCCGCGCGCTGCGCGCCGCGCTGGCCGCCCACGGCGGGCTCGAACCGGACGCCGACGCCGCCCACGCCGTCCTGTCCGCCTACCGGCTGCTGGCCAAGGCACCCTCGCTGCTGCTGTCGGCCACGCTGGACGACGCGCTCGCGGTGCCGGAGCGGCCCAACATCCCGGGCGCCGACGCCCTGCGCCCCAACTGGCGGCTGCCGCTGCCCGTCCCGCTGGAGGACCTGGAGACCCTGCCGCTGCCCCGCGAGCTGGGCGAGATCCTGCGCGCCGCCGTCGACGCCGACGCCTCCCCGGCCGGGCAGCGGCCCTGA
- a CDS encoding XdhC family protein — translation MTHIHDEDPACEVAHGDTAAGEAARTLVAVFASPVAGCLLRFGAELGFRPVLLEPDPSRRLDGFPAVRDIGEHVDATADVVLTDHHRAEIGPVLRDLLKSPARWIGLMGSPRHVGPHVRALADLGVPPEEVARVHRPIGLNIGSRTPPEIAVATLAGLIADRNGRPGGFAF, via the coding sequence ATGACCCACATCCACGACGAGGACCCGGCGTGCGAGGTGGCCCACGGCGACACCGCAGCCGGGGAGGCCGCCCGCACCCTGGTCGCCGTCTTCGCCTCCCCGGTGGCCGGCTGTCTGCTGCGGTTCGGGGCCGAGCTGGGCTTCCGGCCGGTCCTGCTGGAGCCCGACCCGTCCCGCCGCCTGGACGGCTTCCCGGCCGTGCGTGACATCGGCGAGCACGTCGACGCCACGGCCGACGTCGTGCTCACCGACCACCACCGGGCGGAGATCGGCCCGGTGCTGCGCGACCTGCTGAAGTCCCCGGCCCGCTGGATCGGCCTCATGGGCAGCCCCCGCCACGTGGGGCCGCATGTGCGGGCGCTGGCCGATCTCGGCGTGCCGCCGGAGGAGGTCGCCCGCGTCCACCGGCCGATCGGGCTCAACATCGGCTCGCGCACCCCGCCCGAGATCGCCGTCGCCACCCTCGCCGGGCTGATCGCCGACCGCAACGGCCGCCCGGGCGGCTTCGCCTTCTGA
- the dgoD gene encoding galactonate dehydratase — protein MKITKVETFQVPPRWLFCRVETDDGVTGWGEPVVEGRAEVVRAAVHVLADYLVGQDPLRIEDHWQVLTKGGFYRGGPVLSSAVAGIDQALWDIAGKHYGAPVHALLGGPVRDRVRVYAWVGGDDPGELREQITAQVEAGFTAVKMNGSGLMPRALTPADLAAVVGRAEIAREVLGPGRDFAVDLHGRTGVAGARRIVTALEGLHPMFVEEPVLPEHLHRLAEVTSAAAVPIALGERLYSRAEFLPALNAGLAVAQPDLSHAGGISEVRRIAALAETFDVQLAPHCPLGPLALAASLQVAFATPNFLIQEQSAGIHYNAGAELLDYVLDPAPFAFTGGHARRTDLPGLGVEVDERAVREADRRSHAWRNPVWRHDDGSFAEW, from the coding sequence GTGAAGATCACCAAGGTGGAGACGTTCCAGGTGCCGCCCCGCTGGCTGTTCTGCCGGGTGGAGACCGACGACGGCGTGACCGGCTGGGGCGAGCCGGTCGTCGAGGGCCGGGCGGAGGTCGTCAGGGCCGCGGTGCACGTGCTGGCCGACTACCTCGTGGGCCAGGACCCGCTGCGCATCGAGGACCACTGGCAGGTGCTCACCAAGGGCGGCTTCTACCGGGGCGGCCCGGTGCTGTCCAGCGCGGTCGCCGGCATCGACCAGGCGTTGTGGGACATCGCGGGCAAGCACTACGGCGCGCCGGTGCACGCGCTGCTCGGCGGGCCGGTGCGCGACCGGGTGCGGGTGTACGCGTGGGTGGGCGGCGACGACCCCGGCGAGCTGCGCGAGCAGATCACGGCGCAGGTCGAGGCCGGGTTCACCGCGGTCAAGATGAACGGCTCCGGCCTGATGCCGCGCGCCCTGACCCCGGCCGACCTGGCCGCCGTGGTCGGCCGGGCCGAGATCGCGAGAGAGGTGCTGGGCCCCGGCCGCGACTTCGCGGTCGACCTGCACGGCCGCACCGGCGTGGCGGGCGCCCGCCGCATCGTGACGGCCCTGGAGGGGCTGCACCCGATGTTCGTCGAGGAGCCGGTGCTGCCGGAGCACCTGCACCGGCTGGCCGAGGTGACCTCGGCCGCCGCTGTCCCGATCGCGCTCGGCGAGCGGCTCTACTCGCGGGCGGAGTTCCTGCCCGCGCTGAACGCCGGGCTCGCCGTGGCGCAGCCCGACCTGTCGCACGCGGGCGGCATCTCGGAGGTGCGGCGCATCGCCGCGCTGGCCGAGACGTTCGACGTGCAGCTCGCCCCGCACTGCCCGCTCGGGCCGCTGGCGCTGGCCGCGAGCCTCCAGGTGGCCTTCGCCACGCCCAACTTCCTCATCCAGGAGCAGAGCGCGGGCATCCACTACAACGCCGGCGCCGAGCTGCTCGACTACGTGCTCGACCCGGCCCCGTTCGCCTTCACCGGCGGGCACGCGCGCCGCACGGACCTGCCCGGCCTCGGCGTGGAGGTGGACGAGCGCGCCGTGCGGGAGGCCGACCGCCGCTCGCACGCCTGGCGCAACCCGGTGTGGCGGCACGACGACGGCTCCTTCGCCGAGTGGTGA